GGTTGATCGACGTGGCGTTGCTCAAGACCGAGCTGAGCGATCTTACCCCCGCCGAATGGGGCGACAGCGACGAGATCGAGGTCGGCGACCTCGTCTGGGCCGTCGGCAGTCCGTTCGGGCTCGAAAAGAGCACCACCTTCGGCATCCTGAGCCAGAAGGGCAGGCACGGCATCACCGATCCGTCGCGGGTCGTTCAGGAGTTTCTGCAGACCGACGCCGCCGTGAACCCGGGCAACAGCGGCGGCCCCCTGGTGAACATCCGCGGCGAGGTCGTCGGAATCAACACGGCGATCGTCGGCGCTGCGTACCAGGGGATCAGCTTCGCGATTCCCAGCGCCCAAGTGCGGGACTCGTACGAGCAACTTCGCGAGAAAGGCCGCGTCGACCGCGGATTCTTGGGGGTCCGACTCGAAGAGGTTCCCGACTACGTCGCCCGGCGGTTGGGGCTGGAATTGAACCAGGGGGTCTTCGTCCGCACCGTGAACCCGAACACGCCGGCAAGCATGGGCGGGATGGAGCCGGGGGACGTCGTGGTGGCGTGGGACGGGCAGGAGTTCTCCGACCCGGTGACCCTCAGCCAAGTGATCGCCGCCACCCCCGCGGGGAGCGACGTGCCGGTGAAGGTCTTGCGGCTCGACGGCCGCGAGCCGCGCGGCATCGATCTCAAGGTGAAAGTCGCCGCCCGACCGACGAATTGACCCGCGCGCACGCCGCAAATCCCGCAGGAGAACTGCATAGTCGATTTCATCGAACTGCGAGCGGGGCGGCTCCGTAGATGAGGGCGGCAGGGGGGCTCTTTTCTGCGGGGAAGAGGCCTGCGATGCATGCGTCGACGTTGCTTGAGGCGTTTGGTCGGCTGGAGGATCCGCGTAAGGCGCGGGGAGTGCGTCATCCGTTTGCTGGGATGGTCGTGCTGACGCTGCTGGGGATGCTGGCGCGGATTCGGGAGATGGAGGTTTTGGTCCGCTGGGCGACGGCGAACTGGGACCGACTGCGGGAGCCGCTGGGATTCGACCGGGGCGCGCCGCCCTGTGCGACGACGTTCAGCCGAACGCTCGCCAAGTGCCGGGTCGAAGAGTTTCAAGCCGCATTGACGGTCTGGCTGCGGGCGCAACTCGCCGAGGGAGCGACCCGCGGCGCGGTGGCCGTCGACGGCAAGACGGCCAAGCAAGCCGTCGACGACGATGGCGATCCATTGCACATGCTCAACGCCTTCGTTCACGACCTGCAGGTCGTCGTCGGCCAATGGTCGACCGGGACGGAGAAGACGAACGAACCGACGGTCCTGCGGCGGCATCTGGCAGAGTTGCTCGACGCCTACCCGATGTTACGACTGATCACTGGGGATGCCATCTTCGCCCAGCGGCCGCTGGCGGAATTGATCACCAGCCGCGGCTGCGACTATCTGCTGCAGGTGAAGGACAATCAGCCGGATACGCTCGACGCGCTGGTCCACTGCTTCGTCGGGGCGCCCGAGCGTCCGCCGGCCGCCCAAACGACCGAAAAGAGTAAAAGGGGGGCTTCCGAGAAACGCGCCGGATCTGGGTCGACGTCGACAACGCGACGTACATCCGCGAGGTCCTCGATCTGCCCGGCTGCCGCGTAGCGATCCGCATTGATCGCGAGGTCCGCAATGCCGCCGGCGAGCTCGTCTCGCACGACGTGCGGTACTTCGTTTCCAGCCAAGACCCGGACCAAGTCACCGCCGCCGACCTCCTGGCCGACGTGCGCAACCATTGGCGCGTCGAAAACGGCTTGCACTTCTGCAAAGACCGCTGGTGGGACGAAGACCGCCACCATACCCGCAGACCTGGACTCTCCGCCTGCCTGGCCGCCCTCAACAATGCGGCGGTGACCATCCACCGCCTTTGCTCCGATGCGGCCATCCCCCTCCGGGCCGCCGCCGACTACGTCGCCTGGAACCCCGAACTCGGGCTCCGAATGCTCAATTCCTGACTTTGCAGTTCTCCTGGCAAATCCCGCCCCCCTCTGGGCTCTCCGCGCACTCTGTGGTGAAATGTACGGTTCCTCCGACAACCGTTCCTCGCATGCCGAGCGACCGTGGCCTATCTCGACTCCCAGGACGCCAAAGAGCAGATCCGCCAGGCGGTCGATATTGTCGACCTCGTGGGGAGCTACGTCGCGCTGCGCCGGCAAGGGCGGGGGTACGTCGGGCTTTGCCCCTGGCATGACGACTCGCGACCCAGTTTTCAGGTGAACCCCGAGCGGCAGTCCTATAAGTGCTGGGTCTGCGACGTCGGAGGGGATGTTTTCTCGTTTGTCATGAAGGCCGAGGGGGTCGAGTTCCGCGAGGCCCTGGAGATGCTCGCCGAACGCGCGGGGATCGAGTTGACGCGCGGCAAGTCGGGCGGCGGGAACGACGCGGCTGACGCCGATCCCTTCGCCAAGCAAAACCTGTTGCGGGTCATGGCGTGGGCCGAGGAGCAGTTTCATCGCTGCCTGCTCCGCGACCCGGCGGCCGAGCCGGCGCGGCGCTATCTCGCCGAACGCGGAATCAGCGAAGCCAGCGTCGCGCAGTTTCGGCTGGGGTTCGCCCCTCAGCAATGGTCGTGGATCTTAGAACTCGGCGGCGCTGCGGGCTTCAGTCCGCCGGTCTTAGAACGCGTCGGTCTCGTGATCCGCAACGAAGCGGGCCGGTATTACGACCGGTACCGCGGACGCACGATCTTTTCGATTCGAGACGTTCGCTCGCGCCCGATCGCGTTCGGCGGCCGAGTGATCCCCGAGCTCGTCAGCGACGACGATCCGAACGCCGGCGGCGCCAAGTACATCAACAGCCCCGAGACGCCGCTGTTCTCCAAGAGCAGCCAGCTCTACGCGCTCGATCTGGCCCGCGACGCGGTTCGTGAAGAAGGGGGCCTGTTGGTCATGGAGGGCTATACCGACGTCATCATGGCCCACCAACATGGCGTGAAGCATGCGGTGGCCGTGCTCGGCACAGCGCTGGGGGACAAGCATATCCCGCTCGTGCGGCGGTTCACCGACAGCCTGACGCTGGTGCTCGACGGCGACGCCGCGGGGCAGAACCGCACGATGGACATCCTCGACAATCTGCTAGCACTGTTCGTCGAAAACGAGGTGGAACTGAAAATTCTGAGCTTGCCAACAGGGGGCGATCCGTGTGATGTTATTCTCTCGCAAGGAAGCGAAGCGTTTCGTCGGCTGCTTTCCACGGCGGTCGACGCCCTCGAACACAAGATCAACGCTGTGACCAACGGATTGGCGACAGCCCCCAGTGCTCATCGCTCGGCGCAGGCCGTCGAAGCGATTCTCGCGACGCTCGCCCGGGCGTTGCCGCAGACCGCCCCCAGTTCCGCGGCGCTGCTTCGCCAGGAGCAGGTCGTCGCTCGGGTGGCCCGGCAGTTCGGCGTTGCGGCCGATTCGTTGCGCGACCGGCTCAAGGCGATCCGACGCGACCAACGTAAGCGACTCGCCTCGGTGCGTGCGAGCGACGCGGCGCCCCCCGAAACGGAAAGCGCCGCGGGCGACCTCGTCCGCGCGTCCGCGACAGCGTGGGATCGAGAGGTCCTCGAATTGCTCCTGCACCACCCGCACACGGCGACCGAGTTGTTCGCCCACATCGCGGCCGAGGACTTCGCCTCTGAGGCGGCCCGCATCGCCTACGCCGCCATTGCGGCGCTCGACGCCGAGGGCGAGCTGCTCGCCTACGATCGTTGGATGCTCGCCCTGGACGACGTCGACGCGAAGAACCTGCTCGTCGATTGCGACGAACGGGGCAGCGGCAAGGCCGGCTCGGACGTGCAACTGCGCGTCCGCGGCGTGCTGGCCGACCTCGAACGCCGCCGCCGCGAACCCGAGGACGAGCGGCAACTCGCTCAGTTCCGTCAAAAAGCGTTTCTTGATTCGACGCAGGAGGACCAAGCGCTGTTGGACTATTACCGACGCTTAGGAGGCAAGTCGAACTAGCCGGCGCCGCAGGCTGGCAGACATTGCCGCCTGGGGAATGTCAGGCCTGTCGACCCT
The window above is part of the Pirellulales bacterium genome. Proteins encoded here:
- a CDS encoding trypsin-like peptidase domain-containing protein is translated as MQDESNLAATSPTAGAVDLPIPAPVRAPAVDPRRSAIDDGEDAARLRRLLTLFFALAAVLIAPSLAGQVQYALTSAKERAKYDVAREHLGELGLSQLSLACRMVSNKVAPSVVSIRTSHRHADGQGSGVIVDKHGYIVTNQHVVDGVDTVEVQLSDGRRGSATVVGVDGLIDVALLKTELSDLTPAEWGDSDEIEVGDLVWAVGSPFGLEKSTTFGILSQKGRHGITDPSRVVQEFLQTDAAVNPGNSGGPLVNIRGEVVGINTAIVGAAYQGISFAIPSAQVRDSYEQLREKGRVDRGFLGVRLEEVPDYVARRLGLELNQGVFVRTVNPNTPASMGGMEPGDVVVAWDGQEFSDPVTLSQVIAATPAGSDVPVKVLRLDGREPRGIDLKVKVAARPTN
- a CDS encoding ISAs1 family transposase, which translates into the protein MHASTLLEAFGRLEDPRKARGVRHPFAGMVVLTLLGMLARIREMEVLVRWATANWDRLREPLGFDRGAPPCATTFSRTLAKCRVEEFQAALTVWLRAQLAEGATRGAVAVDGKTAKQAVDDDGDPLHMLNAFVHDLQVVVGQWSTGTEKTNEPTVLRRHLAELLDAYPMLRLITGDAIFAQRPLAELITSRGCDYLLQVKDNQPDTLDALVHCFVGAPERPPAAQTTEKSKRGASEKRAGSGSTSTTRRTSARSSICPAAA
- a CDS encoding transposase; translation: MRYFVSSQDPDQVTAADLLADVRNHWRVENGLHFCKDRWWDEDRHHTRRPGLSACLAALNNAAVTIHRLCSDAAIPLRAAADYVAWNPELGLRMLNS
- the dnaG gene encoding DNA primase, which encodes MAYLDSQDAKEQIRQAVDIVDLVGSYVALRRQGRGYVGLCPWHDDSRPSFQVNPERQSYKCWVCDVGGDVFSFVMKAEGVEFREALEMLAERAGIELTRGKSGGGNDAADADPFAKQNLLRVMAWAEEQFHRCLLRDPAAEPARRYLAERGISEASVAQFRLGFAPQQWSWILELGGAAGFSPPVLERVGLVIRNEAGRYYDRYRGRTIFSIRDVRSRPIAFGGRVIPELVSDDDPNAGGAKYINSPETPLFSKSSQLYALDLARDAVREEGGLLVMEGYTDVIMAHQHGVKHAVAVLGTALGDKHIPLVRRFTDSLTLVLDGDAAGQNRTMDILDNLLALFVENEVELKILSLPTGGDPCDVILSQGSEAFRRLLSTAVDALEHKINAVTNGLATAPSAHRSAQAVEAILATLARALPQTAPSSAALLRQEQVVARVARQFGVAADSLRDRLKAIRRDQRKRLASVRASDAAPPETESAAGDLVRASATAWDREVLELLLHHPHTATELFAHIAAEDFASEAARIAYAAIAALDAEGELLAYDRWMLALDDVDAKNLLVDCDERGSGKAGSDVQLRVRGVLADLERRRREPEDERQLAQFRQKAFLDSTQEDQALLDYYRRLGGKSN